The DNA window CACGATGCTTTGCTTTTTAGAGACTGATTTAGGCCCCTTAAAAACCCATCTGCTAAAGGTGGTTGAATGGTGTGGTTCCTGGCGTTTGCATTTTTGTTCTTCCTGTTCCGTCGTGCAATCCTCGCGGATGATCGCCTTGCTGAGTGCGAACCGATCGGAATGCTGCGCTCGCCGCTATTTCACACGCAGACAGCGCTTCTTTTCGCGCTATTGGGGCTTATGTTTGCCCCAAGCTGCCTTCCGCACGAGCGTTGGATAACCATCGGGTATCTTACCGCCTTGGCCATCGTCATCGCAGCGCGAAGCACCGCGTTCTGAGCTCCAAGCCGTAACTTCGACTTGAATGGCGAGGTCAGGACGGCCAGAACGAAACAGAACAGCCCGATCATTCCGCCAGCTTAGGCGATTCCATCACGTCATCAACTCGGATAAGATCTTCGGTACACACAGCGTTTCTCGCCGGGTTCAGCGAACTGGTGTGATCAGTTCACGAGCCATCCTGGGCGGACTTTATCACCACTACTCCCGTGTTTAGGTTTTCGGTACACACACAGCGATATCTCTAGATCACGTCAGCCAGAGACTGTCCGTGCAGTTCGATATTGAGCCCCTGCATGCCGAGGTCGTTGATTTCGCCGCCCATAGCCTTTAGGCTCTCCTCCCGGATCAACGACATCAACCCTCGTCGCAAAGCCAAAAACTCCGACGACATCATCATGGACTGGTGACGAGGCCGCTCGAGCGGAATGGGAATCTCCGCCTTGATCGAACCCGGCCGCGTCGTCATGCAGTAGACGCGATCCGAGAGGAAAATCGCCTCGTCAATATCGTGGGTGACGAACAGGACGGAGATCTTCAAACGCTGCCACATGTTGGTGAGGATCTGCTGCATGATGACGCGCGTCTGCGCATCGAGCGCGCCGAAGGGTTCGTCCAGCAGTAGCACTTTCGGTCCGGTCGCCAGCGCCCGCACGATGCCGACGCGCTGCTTCATGCCGCCGGACAGCCGGTCGGGATAGTGCTTCTCGAAGGCCTCGAGGCCGGCGAGGCCAAGCAGCGTGCGCGCCGCGCGCTCGCGCCGGGACCGCTCCATGCCTCGCATCTTCAGTCCGAATTCGACATTTTCCCGTACGGTCTTCCAGGGGAAGAGCGAATATTGCTGGAATACCATGCCGCGTTCGGCGCTTGGCCCTTTCACCAGTTCGCCATCGACGGTCACGGTGCCCGTGGTGGGCTTAAGGAAGCCCGCAACCGCGTTCAACAGCGTGGATTTTCCGCAACCCGAAGGTCCGACGATCGAGACGAATTCGCCAGGCCGCACGTGAATCCGGGTATCGGTGACCGCCTCGACCGAGCCGTCGATCGTCTCGTAGCTTAGCGAGAAGTTCCTGACTTCGACATGGCCTTTGCTGGCCGCGGCTTCGGCTGTTCTGGCTTCGGTCTGGCTCACGTTCGCCCCCATGGCATCACGAGCCGTCCGAGGGCTCTTATCAGAAGGCTCGATGTCAGGCCGAGCAGACCGATTGCGACCATGCCGAGCGCGATGTCGGCGTACTGGACCAGCGAGTAGGCTTCCCAAGTGAAATAACCGATGCCGTACTGCCCGGAGATCATCTCGGCTGCGATCAGCGACACCCACGCCACGCCCATGCCGACGGTGAGCCCGGTGAAGATGTGTGGAAGCGAAGCCGGGAAGTACACCTCGCGGAAGATCGCGGCTTCACGGGCGCCGAGGCACCGCGCGGCTCGCACCAGAACGGGATCGACCAGCGACATCCCGTGCAGGGTATTCGCCAGGATCGGGAAGAAGGAGCCGAGGAACGTGATGAAGACGATACTCTGTTCGTTGGTTGGCCACAGCATGATCGCCATCGGTACCCATGCGATGGCAGGAATCGGACGTATGACCTCCGAAACAGGAAAGATCACCTCATGAATCAGCTTGAACCGGCCCATCACGAGGCCGAGCGGTACGGCGACTAGCGCCGCCAGCGAGAATCCGAGAAGGATTCGGCGGCAGCTCAGCGCGACATGCATCAAAAATTTCGGATCGCGGATCGCTCTCGTAAAACTATCGTAGACAGCGAGCGGCGAGGGCAAGTTCGTGAAGCGTACGAAGAACACCACGCGATATTTGGTCAGCAGATGCCAGGCGATCAGAAAGGCGACCAGGGAGATCGCGCCGATCAGAGTGGCCCGCATCCTGTCCTTGTTGAGCCGGAACCAGCGCGCGGCCATGACGCGGATCGTGACCGGTTGACGCGGCGCCGCGGCGGAAGGCGTTTCCTTCGCCGCAATCGCCGTGGCGGGCTCTGCCGCATGCCGTACGAGCGCGGGGCTGCTCACGTTTTTCCTCCGCTCACGGCGGCCTTCACTGCATCGTCAAACCCAAGGACCTTGCCGTTGTTCTTGGCGGCGTAGGCTTCGGCATCCTTCTTCAGGAGGAACGGCGCGATATCGCCGCTGGCCACCACGAAGAAGGCCTGATCGGCGAACAGCTTGATCCCGCGCGCGGTATCGAAGACATAGGCGACGTCGATCTTCTTGCCTTTGGCCGTGAAATCCGCGTAGGCCCCAAGCGTGCACATGGCGCTGCTGAAGGGAAGGATCCCCTCGTCATCGACCCACACTTCGCCCGATTTGCGCGGCCTCGTAATCGGCTTCTTGCAGAACTTGTCTTCGCCAGAGATCTCGTAGTTCGTCGTGCTGGCAAGCTGGGCATCATAGTCGAGCTTCATCTCGGCATAGGCCTTGCGGATGAAGGAATCGTCGACCCATTTCTTCGGATCAAACTCCTTCATTCGCCCGAGATTCTGCAGCACCTTGACGTCTGCCGCTGCGGCATCAATCAGGGGCGGCTTGATGGTCGGATCGAGCGTCATGTTGCCGCCCGGCCCAAGGAAGATGTAGACGACTTCCTTGTTGATCCCTGTCCATTCCTGGATCTTCTCGGCCGCCGTTTTCGGATCGGCGCGCAGCCATTGGTTGGCGGCGATGATCGCCTTTATGTAGGCGACGACGACTTCGGGATATTTCTCGGCAAAATCCGTGCGGACAACGACGCCATGCCAGGTCGGCAGGTTGGTTTCCACGCCGTCGAAGATCTTCCGTGCGGAACCGCGGAGCGGCAGCAGTTCCGCGAACGGCACGAAGTCGGCGTGCGCGTCGATCTTCTTCTCCTGCAAATTGGTCGAACCGACTTCAGGCGTCTGGCTGACCAGCTGGAAGAAGTCGGCGGGATAGCCGCGATCCTGCATCGCCTTCAGCACCATGCCGTGCGCGGCCGAGCCGAAGGGAACACTGACGAGCTTCCCCTTGAGGTCGGCGAGTTCGTAGTACGGCGAGTCCTTGTTTACGACGATGCCGTTGCCCGAACCCGAGAGGCTGTAAGCTGCAACGGCGATCAAACGGCTCTTGCTATCAGGGTTATTTTCAAAGGTGAAGCCGTTCACAATGAGCGGATAGTCTCCCATCGCGCCGAACTGCAGCTTGTCCGCCATCATCGCGTTGGTGAGAGGAGGCCCGGAGGTGAAATTCTGCCATTCGAGATCGAACTTGATGTTGGCGTATTTGCCGTTGGTCGGCAGGTACTTCTCCAGCAGATGCAGTTGACGGATCACGAGGCCGGTGGTGACTGTGTTCGTTGTGGTGTCCTGTGTGCCGATGCCGATCGTGACGGTTTCCGCTTTGGCCGGCTGCGCGAGCATCAGCGCTAGGGACGCTACGGACATCGCTATCGAGAGTGCTGGAACGTGGCGGACCATTCTCATCCTCATTCGGTTGGATGTTCTGCGGTTGTCATGATTGGTTGATGGAGCGCTCCGGGCAAATGGGGACTGGCCGTCATGGTGGATTAGTTGCCGGGAAAAGCCCGTTGCATAGTCGTTGGGCAGTTTGCTGCACCAAGCCAATCGCATGTGCATCGACTTTAATCCGAGGCCTGCCCGCGCATTTCCTCAAGCACGTCCGGTCGGCGGACGACGATCTGGGACCGTTTCGTCAGCACGATCTGCTTGTCCTGCATCCGCTTGAGGCTGATGGTGACCCATTGTCGGGTTGCGCCCACCATGTGCGCCAGGTCGGCATGGGTAAAGGCCGCGGCGATCGCGACGCCGTCGGGATCCTCGACGCCATAGAGATTCATGAGATGCAGCAGCAGATGCGCGAGCCGCTGCGTGATCGAGCGGGTTCCCAGCATCTGCGCCAGTGCTGAGTAGCATTTGCCTTTGAAAGTAAGCCCTTCGATCAGACCGATCGCAAGATTTGGAATCTCGGTCGCCAGCGTTCGCAGCTCCTTTCCGGGAAGCTGCACGACGCTGCAATTGCTTGAGGCCACTCCGGACCATTGATGAATGCCGCCGCCGAACACTTCCGGACCGCCGACGAAGTTGCCGGCACGCCAATAGGCGAGGGTGATCTCGCGCCCGAGCGGCGAGGTGTAGAACACGCGGATTCGGCCGCTCTCAATGAGATAGATGCCGTCATGCTTCGCGCCCTGACTGAACAGCGTCTGGCCGCGATTGAGAACCTTACGGCGTCCCTGCTTTAGAACGATTTCCCGCTCTCGTGGCGTGAGCTTTTCCATCAATGGCGGCGGGCCGCCGATCCATTGCTGGCTTTCGGTGAGAAGCAGCGAAGAACTTGCGGCAGTCCTCGCGGAACAGGCCGCCGAAGGCGCGCCTCCGCGCACTGCGCTTGCTACCTGCAACATTGCCGGCCTCCGGACCAGTTGGAACTGATCTACAAAGCAGCAATGTTCATGCCAGATGGCAGGGGCTGGACTGTCTCCGGGCATCACTCGTCGGTGCGGGAAAGCCCACTAAAATCAACTGTCCGTGAGCCCCAATAAGTAGACTTTGGGATAGATGCCGCGGTTGTGTCTGTCCGAGAAGGAAATGTTCAGGCCGTAACCCAGATCGGCCACCTCAACGATGGCGATGCCAGGAAAGCTCTGGGGAAAGCGCCCATCGAAACGCGCGCGAGTGCAGTGGGCGCATTTGCAGGCCGCACGAAGCGCTTCCGCCGTCAGCGTGAGGCGCCGTTCATCCGATGTGGTCATCGAAAGCGACGCCAGATCGGGACTCACTTCGCAATCCATCACCGTCGGCGCAACCATCGCGGTTATTGTCACGACTGATCTCCTCTCAAAGCATATTTATGACGTCGCCGGCCGGCTGGATAGCAACTAGTTGCCGGCGACATCATCCGAGCGACACGCGAAACGACTTTTGGCGAAATGTGAAATTAATCGACCGGGAATCGACGTTCGACGTTGCGCGGAATCTGTCTCTCGCCGAAACGTCCGATCGTCGGGCATGCCATGCGCCCTTTACGATCGAGCGAGCGAAAGGATACACGGACGATGAGCGCCTTTCAGAAGGAGACGGTTCTTTCAGTGAAACACTGGACCGATTCCCTGTTCAGCTTCACCGCGACGCGCGATCCCGGGTTTCGCTTCCAGAACGGCCAATTCGCCATGATCGGACTCGAGGTGGAAGGTCGGCCGCTGGTGCGAGCCTACAGCATGGCGAGTGCCAATCACGAGGAAGCGCTTGAGTTCTTTAGCATCAAGGTTGCCGACGGCCCGCTGACGTCGCGCCTGCAGAAGATCAGGGAAGGCGACACGATCCTGGTCGGCCGCAAGGCCACCGGCACGCTGATCACCGGAAACCTCATTCCCGGAAAGCGGCTGTTGCTGCTATCGACCGGCACGGGCCTCGCGCCGTTTGCCAGCCTCATCAAGGATCCGGACGTTTACGACAATTACGAAGCCATCATTCTGGGGCATGGTTGCCGTCAGGTCTCCGAGCTCGCCTATGGCGAGCGTCTCGTCGAGAATCTCCAGCAGGATGAGTTCTTCGGGCCCCTGATCGCTGACAAGCTGATCTACTATCCGACCGTGACGCGCGAGCCGTTCCGCAATCGTGGCCGCCTCACCGATCTGATTGCTTCGAACCAGCTTTTTACGGATATCGGCCTTTCGGGACTCGATCTCGATACCGACCGCGTCATGCTGTGTGGAAGTCCCGGCATGCTGGAAGAACTCCACGCAATGTTCACCAGCCGCGGCCTTACCGAAGGCAACCACAGCGAGCCCGGCCACTTCGTCATCGAGAAGGCTTTCGTTGAGCGATGACGCGCACTGCCTCTTTGTTGGTCAAAGAGCCGCTGTGATTTGGGCAACTTGATCAAACATTGGCATTCCGTTTCCGGCGACAACTAATTGCTATCGCCGGACTATCATCTGAACAAATCTAGCGCTACGGCGCCCGATATGTGGCGAACCAGGAGAGAACGATGGCCATGGATGAGATAGTCGGCGGATCTTCGGAAGTGTCCTGCGACGTGCTCGTGATCGGCGGCGGCACCGCTGGACCGATGGCGGCGTTGAAGGCAAAGCTAGAAAATCCGAAGGCGAATGTCGTTCTCCTGGAGAAGGCGAACGTCAAGCGCTCGGGCGCCATCTCGATGGGGATGGATGGGCTGAACAACGCCGTCATTCCCGGCTATGCGACGCCCGAGCAATACACCAAGGAAATCACGATTGCGAACGACGGCATCGTCGACCAGAAGGCGGTCTATAAATACGCACAGAATTGCTACAATATAATCGAAGAACTCGACAGTTTCGGCATTCGCTTTCTCAAGAATGAGAATGGCGACTACGCGGTCAAGAAGGTGCACCACATCGGCACCTACGTCCTTCCGATGCCGAATGGCGATACCGTGAAGAAGGCGCTCTACCGCCAGCTTCGGCGCGCCCGGATCCTGATTTCGAACCGCTACATGGCAACGCGGTTACTCACCTCGAGCGACGGGCGCGTGGCCGGTGCGATCAGCGTCAACACGCGTACCGCGGAACTCCTCGTCATCAAGGCGAAGGCCGTCATCCTGTGCATGGGCGCCGCCGGCCGCCTTGGTCTGCCGACCTCGGGCTACATGTTCGGGACTTACGAGAACGCCGCCAATTCCGGCGACGGTTACGCGATGGCCTATCATGCGGGCGCTGCGCTCGCGAACCTCGAATGTTTCCAGATCAATCCGCTGATCAAGGATTACAACGGACCCGCCTGCGCATATGTCGCGGGGCCGTTCGGCGCGTTCACGGCGAATAACGAGGGATCGCGGTTCATCGAGTGCGACTACTGGTCGGGCCAGATGATGCTCGAATTCTATAACGAGCTGCTCTCGGGCAAGGGTCCGGTATTCCTCCAGCTAAAACATCTTCACGAGAAGACGATCGAGGAGATCGAGTCGACGCTCCACAAGGTCGAACGGCCGACGCGCGGACTGTTCCAGAAGGGGCGGGGCAACGACTACCGCACGGAATCGATCGAGATGCACATCTCCGAGATCGGCTTTTGCTCTGGCCACAGCGCATCCGGCGTGTTCGTCGACGACTTCGCGCGCACGACGGTGCCCGGGCTTTACGCCGCCGGTGACATGGCAAGCGTCCCGCACAACTACATGCTGGGTGCGTTCACCAACGGATCTGTTGCCGGCATCGATGCGATGGAATTTGCCCAAAACCACGACTTCGCGGAGTTCGATGTCGCCGACGTCGCCAGGGAGCACGACCGTGTGATGGCGCCGACCAAGCGCGAGGACGGCATCCCTCCGAACCAGATCGAGTACAAGGCGCGCCGCCTGGTCAACGACTATCTGCAGCCGCCGAAGGTCACGCGCAAGTTCGAACTCGGCCAGCGTCGCCTTACGGAGGTGCGGGAGGATATGGAGCAGCGCATGATCGCGCGCAACTCGCACGAATTGCTGCGCGCGCTCGAGACCCAGTCGATCCTCGATTGCGCCGACATGGCGGCCCACGCCTCGCTGTACCGCGAGGAAAGCCGCTGGGGCCTCTATCACCTCCGAACCGACTTTCCGGAGAAGGATAACGAGAACTGGTTCTGCCACACGCTTCTGAGCAAGAAGAACGGCAAGATGACCTGCGAGAAGCGGGCCGTGCAGCCCTACGTGGTGCCGATCGCCGATGACGAGAAGGACCTCTACGACAAGCAGCGCATCCGCGCCAGCGCCTGACGTTCCTGCGAACCCAGCAACAGGAGATAAAAATGCCTCTCGCCAGTTACCAGACCTCCGTTCCGGTCGTCGTCGATGACGCCAAGTGCATCGCTGACAAGGGCTGCACGGTATGCGTCGATGTTTGCCCGCTCGACGTGCTTCGCATCAGCGACATGACCGGCAAGGCCTATATGGCGTACGATGAATGCTGGTATTGCATGCCATGCGAGGCCGATTGCCCGACCGGCGCCGTTACCGTCAACATTCCCTATCTGTTGAGGTAGAAATGTCCAGCCCGTTCGAATCCTACGATGATCTCGATGACGCGGACGAGCGTCTTCAGGCGGCAGATCCATCCGAGCGTCGCGTCGCAATCATTGCGCTCGGTCAATCCGGTGACCCGGTGGCCGTCGGACACCTCAGCAATATGGTCTTCGATCCCGATGCAGGTGTGCGCCAGCAGGTTGCAATGGCGCTCGGGGAATTCGATGGTCCGGAATCGGCTGCGGCGTTGGTGAGATTGCTG is part of the Bradyrhizobium erythrophlei genome and encodes:
- a CDS encoding fumarate reductase/succinate dehydrogenase flavoprotein subunit, encoding MAMDEIVGGSSEVSCDVLVIGGGTAGPMAALKAKLENPKANVVLLEKANVKRSGAISMGMDGLNNAVIPGYATPEQYTKEITIANDGIVDQKAVYKYAQNCYNIIEELDSFGIRFLKNENGDYAVKKVHHIGTYVLPMPNGDTVKKALYRQLRRARILISNRYMATRLLTSSDGRVAGAISVNTRTAELLVIKAKAVILCMGAAGRLGLPTSGYMFGTYENAANSGDGYAMAYHAGAALANLECFQINPLIKDYNGPACAYVAGPFGAFTANNEGSRFIECDYWSGQMMLEFYNELLSGKGPVFLQLKHLHEKTIEEIESTLHKVERPTRGLFQKGRGNDYRTESIEMHISEIGFCSGHSASGVFVDDFARTTVPGLYAAGDMASVPHNYMLGAFTNGSVAGIDAMEFAQNHDFAEFDVADVAREHDRVMAPTKREDGIPPNQIEYKARRLVNDYLQPPKVTRKFELGQRRLTEVREDMEQRMIARNSHELLRALETQSILDCADMAAHASLYREESRWGLYHLRTDFPEKDNENWFCHTLLSKKNGKMTCEKRAVQPYVVPIADDEKDLYDKQRIRASA
- a CDS encoding Crp/Fnr family transcriptional regulator, encoding MLQVASAVRGGAPSAACSARTAASSSLLLTESQQWIGGPPPLMEKLTPREREIVLKQGRRKVLNRGQTLFSQGAKHDGIYLIESGRIRVFYTSPLGREITLAYWRAGNFVGGPEVFGGGIHQWSGVASSNCSVVQLPGKELRTLATEIPNLAIGLIEGLTFKGKCYSALAQMLGTRSITQRLAHLLLHLMNLYGVEDPDGVAIAAAFTHADLAHMVGATRQWVTISLKRMQDKQIVLTKRSQIVVRRPDVLEEMRGQASD
- a CDS encoding ferredoxin--NADP reductase, with protein sequence MSAFQKETVLSVKHWTDSLFSFTATRDPGFRFQNGQFAMIGLEVEGRPLVRAYSMASANHEEALEFFSIKVADGPLTSRLQKIREGDTILVGRKATGTLITGNLIPGKRLLLLSTGTGLAPFASLIKDPDVYDNYEAIILGHGCRQVSELAYGERLVENLQQDEFFGPLIADKLIYYPTVTREPFRNRGRLTDLIASNQLFTDIGLSGLDLDTDRVMLCGSPGMLEELHAMFTSRGLTEGNHSEPGHFVIEKAFVER
- a CDS encoding ABC transporter ATP-binding protein, which gives rise to MSQTEARTAEAAASKGHVEVRNFSLSYETIDGSVEAVTDTRIHVRPGEFVSIVGPSGCGKSTLLNAVAGFLKPTTGTVTVDGELVKGPSAERGMVFQQYSLFPWKTVRENVEFGLKMRGMERSRRERAARTLLGLAGLEAFEKHYPDRLSGGMKQRVGIVRALATGPKVLLLDEPFGALDAQTRVIMQQILTNMWQRLKISVLFVTHDIDEAIFLSDRVYCMTTRPGSIKAEIPIPLERPRHQSMMMSSEFLALRRGLMSLIREESLKAMGGEINDLGMQGLNIELHGQSLADVI
- a CDS encoding ABC transporter permease is translated as MSSPALVRHAAEPATAIAAKETPSAAAPRQPVTIRVMAARWFRLNKDRMRATLIGAISLVAFLIAWHLLTKYRVVFFVRFTNLPSPLAVYDSFTRAIRDPKFLMHVALSCRRILLGFSLAALVAVPLGLVMGRFKLIHEVIFPVSEVIRPIPAIAWVPMAIMLWPTNEQSIVFITFLGSFFPILANTLHGMSLVDPVLVRAARCLGAREAAIFREVYFPASLPHIFTGLTVGMGVAWVSLIAAEMISGQYGIGYFTWEAYSLVQYADIALGMVAIGLLGLTSSLLIRALGRLVMPWGRT
- a CDS encoding ABC transporter substrate-binding protein; translated protein: MVRHVPALSIAMSVASLALMLAQPAKAETVTIGIGTQDTTTNTVTTGLVIRQLHLLEKYLPTNGKYANIKFDLEWQNFTSGPPLTNAMMADKLQFGAMGDYPLIVNGFTFENNPDSKSRLIAVAAYSLSGSGNGIVVNKDSPYYELADLKGKLVSVPFGSAAHGMVLKAMQDRGYPADFFQLVSQTPEVGSTNLQEKKIDAHADFVPFAELLPLRGSARKIFDGVETNLPTWHGVVVRTDFAEKYPEVVVAYIKAIIAANQWLRADPKTAAEKIQEWTGINKEVVYIFLGPGGNMTLDPTIKPPLIDAAAADVKVLQNLGRMKEFDPKKWVDDSFIRKAYAEMKLDYDAQLASTTNYEISGEDKFCKKPITRPRKSGEVWVDDEGILPFSSAMCTLGAYADFTAKGKKIDVAYVFDTARGIKLFADQAFFVVASGDIAPFLLKKDAEAYAAKNNGKVLGFDDAVKAAVSGGKT
- a CDS encoding gamma-butyrobetaine hydroxylase-like domain-containing protein, with translation MVAPTVMDCEVSPDLASLSMTTSDERRLTLTAEALRAACKCAHCTRARFDGRFPQSFPGIAIVEVADLGYGLNISFSDRHNRGIYPKVYLLGLTDS
- a CDS encoding 4Fe-4S dicluster domain-containing protein encodes the protein MPLASYQTSVPVVVDDAKCIADKGCTVCVDVCPLDVLRISDMTGKAYMAYDECWYCMPCEADCPTGAVTVNIPYLLR